A stretch of the Panulirus ornatus isolate Po-2019 chromosome 10, ASM3632096v1, whole genome shotgun sequence genome encodes the following:
- the LOC139750746 gene encoding sodium-dependent nutrient amino acid transporter 1-like isoform X3 — MTKDASTPSASALGAVNQAFEDEPVGGVPKDEHPRPSLTTHEAAEQPVREQWANPREFLLSCIAMAVGVGNVWRFPFVALENGGGAFLIPYILVLIFIGKPLYYLEFCLGQFASSGNVRMWELSPAFRGVGYGQAFATWTVSTFYVSLMALCTFYFFASFSSVLPWAVCGAWADETCVDASTNISLANDTRGLTTAAEDYFRNEVLQLDPLGFQNGVGLPEWRLSLCLLLSWVTVFLVQVKGVRSSGKTAYFTAIFPYVVLLVMLVRGVTLPGAYKGVLFFITPRWEKLLQPGVWYAAVEQAFFSLAVGFGVITVLASYNTFRHDVYRDATIISFADTFTSLLAGFTTFSILGHLAELLGVEVSQVIKGGGTSLAFISYPDVLARFQYVPQVFSVLFFLMMFTLGLGSATAYNNVAITIIMDQFPHLRTWKVTLGVCVVGFLVGNIYATPQGQHVLTLVNHYGGGMSIFLLMILELVAIMWVYGIKNFIVNIEFMLRRKTGLYWKICWGVFNPLFLSAVFVYSQLEAKPLTYGPYVFGAIATGVGISLAALAVLLVPLIFLLEVKRRYADAPTLWEAVRNTFRPTPEWCPRDPALRREYEQFISSK, encoded by the exons GGTGCGGTCAACCAAGCCTTCGAGGATGAGCCAGTTGGCGGGGTGCCCAAGGATGAGCACCcgcgaccctccctcaccacccac GAGGCAGCAGAGCAGCCGGTGAGGGAACAGTGGGCCAACCCGAGGGAGTTCCTGCTCTCCTGCATCGCCATGGCCGTCGGGGTGGGGAACGTGTGGAGGTTCCCGTTCGTGGCCTTAGAGAACGGGGGCGGGGCGTTCCTGATCCCCTACATCCTGGTCCTCATCTTCATCGGCAAGCCGCTCTACTACCTGGAGTTCTGCCTGGGCCAGTTTGCTTCCTCCGGCAACGTCAGGATGTGGGAGTTGTCGCCCGCGTTCCGAG GTGTGGGTTACGGACAGGCGTTCGCTACATGGACTGTGTCAACGTTCTATGTGTCTCTGATGGCCCTTTGTACCTTCTACTTCTTCGCCTCCTTCAGCAGTGTACTGCCCTGGGCCGTGTGTGGTGCCTGGGCCGACGAGACTTGTGTGGACGCCAGCACCAACATCAGCTTGGCCAACGACACCAGGGGCCTCACCACGGCGGCCGAGGACTACTTTCG GAATGAGGTCCTCCAGCTAGATCCTCTGGGCTTCCAAAACGGCGTGGGACTGCCGGAGTGGCGGCTCTCACTGTGTCTGCTGCTGTCGTGGGTCACCGTCTTCCTGGTGCAGGTCAAGGGTGTCCGAAGCTCAGGCAAGACAGCCTACTTCACTGCCATCTTCCCCTACGTGGTGCTTTTGGTGATGCTGGTGCGCGGGGTCACACTCCCGGGCGCGTACAAGGGCGtcctcttcttcatcacaccaagATGGGAGAAGCTACTCCAACCAGGG gtgtggtacGCGGCGGTAGAGCAGGCGTTCTTTAGCTTGGCTGTTGGATTTGGAGTAATTACTGTCCTCGCGTCGTACAACACCTTCCGCCATGATGTGTACCGCGACGCTACCATCATCTCCTTCGCTGACACCTTCACCTCACTCCTGGCTGGCTTCACCACCTTCTCCATCCTGGGTCACCTGGCAGAGCTGCTGGGTGTTGAGGTGTCGCAGGTGATCAAGGGTGGTGGCACCTCCCTGGCATTCATCAGCTACCCTGACGTCTTAGCCAGGTTCCAGTACGTTCCTCAAGTGTTTTCCGTCCTGTTCTTCTTGATGATGTTCACCCTGGGTCTGGGCAGCGCCACAGCCTATAACAATGTggccataaccatcatcatggacCAGTTCCCTCACTTACGGACGTGGAAGGTGACgctgggcgtgtgtgtggtggggttcctGGTGGGCAATATCTATGCGACCCCACAAGGCCAGCACGTCCTCACCCTCGTCAACCACTACGGTGGG GGAATGTCCATCTTCCTGCTGATGATCTTGGAACTAGTAGCCATCATGTGGGTGTACGGCATCAAAAATTTCATTGTTAACATCGAGTTCATGTTGAGAAGGAAGACAGGTCTTTACTGGAAGATCTGCTGGGGTGTCTTCAACCCTTTGTTCCTGAGTGCCGTGTTTGTTTACAGTCAGCTGGAGGCCAAACCTCTCACCTACGGCCCATACGTGTTTGGCGCCATAGCCACAG GTGTTGGGATAAGTCTGGCAGCGCTGGCGGTGCTGCTGGTGCCCTTAATTTTCCTGCTGGAGGTGAAGCGGAGATACGCCGACGCCCCCACACTCTGGGAGGCCGTAAGAAACACCTTCAGACCAACCCCGGAGTGGTGCCCTAGAGACCCCGCTCTCCGGCGCGAATATGAACAGTTCATCTCCTCCAAATAA
- the LOC139750746 gene encoding sodium-dependent nutrient amino acid transporter 1-like isoform X2 — protein MRNLPDSVQPFASALENKGAVNQAFEDEPVGGVPKDEHPRPSLTTHEAAEQPVREQWANPREFLLSCIAMAVGVGNVWRFPFVALENGGGAFLIPYILVLIFIGKPLYYLEFCLGQFASSGNVRMWELSPAFRGVGYGQAFATWTVSTFYVSLMALCTFYFFASFSSVLPWAVCGAWADETCVDASTNISLANDTRGLTTAAEDYFRNEVLQLDPLGFQNGVGLPEWRLSLCLLLSWVTVFLVQVKGVRSSGKTAYFTAIFPYVVLLVMLVRGVTLPGAYKGVLFFITPRWEKLLQPGVWYAAVEQAFFSLAVGFGVITVLASYNTFRHDVYRDATIISFADTFTSLLAGFTTFSILGHLAELLGVEVSQVIKGGGTSLAFISYPDVLARFQYVPQVFSVLFFLMMFTLGLGSATAYNNVAITIIMDQFPHLRTWKVTLGVCVVGFLVGNIYATPQGQHVLTLVNHYGGGMSIFLLMILELVAIMWVYGIKNFIVNIEFMLRRKTGLYWKICWGVFNPLFLSAVFVYSQLEAKPLTYGPYVFGAIATGVGISLAALAVLLVPLIFLLEVKRRYADAPTLWEAVRNTFRPTPEWCPRDPALRREYEQFISSK, from the exons ATGAGGAACCTACCAGACTCCGTACAACCCTTTGCATCAGCCTTGGAAAATAAG GGTGCGGTCAACCAAGCCTTCGAGGATGAGCCAGTTGGCGGGGTGCCCAAGGATGAGCACCcgcgaccctccctcaccacccac GAGGCAGCAGAGCAGCCGGTGAGGGAACAGTGGGCCAACCCGAGGGAGTTCCTGCTCTCCTGCATCGCCATGGCCGTCGGGGTGGGGAACGTGTGGAGGTTCCCGTTCGTGGCCTTAGAGAACGGGGGCGGGGCGTTCCTGATCCCCTACATCCTGGTCCTCATCTTCATCGGCAAGCCGCTCTACTACCTGGAGTTCTGCCTGGGCCAGTTTGCTTCCTCCGGCAACGTCAGGATGTGGGAGTTGTCGCCCGCGTTCCGAG GTGTGGGTTACGGACAGGCGTTCGCTACATGGACTGTGTCAACGTTCTATGTGTCTCTGATGGCCCTTTGTACCTTCTACTTCTTCGCCTCCTTCAGCAGTGTACTGCCCTGGGCCGTGTGTGGTGCCTGGGCCGACGAGACTTGTGTGGACGCCAGCACCAACATCAGCTTGGCCAACGACACCAGGGGCCTCACCACGGCGGCCGAGGACTACTTTCG GAATGAGGTCCTCCAGCTAGATCCTCTGGGCTTCCAAAACGGCGTGGGACTGCCGGAGTGGCGGCTCTCACTGTGTCTGCTGCTGTCGTGGGTCACCGTCTTCCTGGTGCAGGTCAAGGGTGTCCGAAGCTCAGGCAAGACAGCCTACTTCACTGCCATCTTCCCCTACGTGGTGCTTTTGGTGATGCTGGTGCGCGGGGTCACACTCCCGGGCGCGTACAAGGGCGtcctcttcttcatcacaccaagATGGGAGAAGCTACTCCAACCAGGG gtgtggtacGCGGCGGTAGAGCAGGCGTTCTTTAGCTTGGCTGTTGGATTTGGAGTAATTACTGTCCTCGCGTCGTACAACACCTTCCGCCATGATGTGTACCGCGACGCTACCATCATCTCCTTCGCTGACACCTTCACCTCACTCCTGGCTGGCTTCACCACCTTCTCCATCCTGGGTCACCTGGCAGAGCTGCTGGGTGTTGAGGTGTCGCAGGTGATCAAGGGTGGTGGCACCTCCCTGGCATTCATCAGCTACCCTGACGTCTTAGCCAGGTTCCAGTACGTTCCTCAAGTGTTTTCCGTCCTGTTCTTCTTGATGATGTTCACCCTGGGTCTGGGCAGCGCCACAGCCTATAACAATGTggccataaccatcatcatggacCAGTTCCCTCACTTACGGACGTGGAAGGTGACgctgggcgtgtgtgtggtggggttcctGGTGGGCAATATCTATGCGACCCCACAAGGCCAGCACGTCCTCACCCTCGTCAACCACTACGGTGGG GGAATGTCCATCTTCCTGCTGATGATCTTGGAACTAGTAGCCATCATGTGGGTGTACGGCATCAAAAATTTCATTGTTAACATCGAGTTCATGTTGAGAAGGAAGACAGGTCTTTACTGGAAGATCTGCTGGGGTGTCTTCAACCCTTTGTTCCTGAGTGCCGTGTTTGTTTACAGTCAGCTGGAGGCCAAACCTCTCACCTACGGCCCATACGTGTTTGGCGCCATAGCCACAG GTGTTGGGATAAGTCTGGCAGCGCTGGCGGTGCTGCTGGTGCCCTTAATTTTCCTGCTGGAGGTGAAGCGGAGATACGCCGACGCCCCCACACTCTGGGAGGCCGTAAGAAACACCTTCAGACCAACCCCGGAGTGGTGCCCTAGAGACCCCGCTCTCCGGCGCGAATATGAACAGTTCATCTCCTCCAAATAA